A window of Prionailurus bengalensis isolate Pbe53 chromosome E1, Fcat_Pben_1.1_paternal_pri, whole genome shotgun sequence genomic DNA:
TTTTCTGGACTCTGTCATTGCAAAGCCGGAAGAAGTCCTTTTCGATATTTTGTGTGTTAACGATATGCAAGATAGGATAGATTTTACATTTGTagatgtgtatatctatatacacagCCACATATAGGCAGCCTACCAGTGGGTGGGAAGGTAGggcaccacccccacctcccttgaACTGGTAGCTTGTGCACAGAGAGGGTGCTGTGCTGTGTCGACACCAAGGAAGTCATCTGCCGTCTAGTCCTATCTGAAGAGAAGAGATGCTGCCAGGCAGGGAGCTAACAGCCAAGGACCCATTCCCCTTTCCCTCAATCCCTCAGACCcagtcttcctttctccctccaacCAAGACTCCTCAGCTTTTCTATGGCCCAAACCTGGGCTGGGTCCAGAGGGAAAATGGTGAGCTACTCCTCCCCAAACTCTGGCAAGGGCAGGAGTGATACTGAGGGTGTCCCCAAACCCAGCATCTCCGTGGGCTCGCCCAGGACCCCCTCGACACAGCCCTTCCTCCACAGCCCACGAGGTTGGGTTAGTACTCAGCGTGGAGCAGAGGAAGCACGGGGCAGGTGGTTGGAAGGCCACAGTTAGGGGGTCAGCTTGGGTGCAGCACGGTCACCTAGAGTCTGTCTTGGCCCCTAGAGTGCTCAGGGCCCCAGGCTGTCTGGGCGGAGGGAAGGGGGCCGCCCTCACGTGAGCTGTGACCCCAGGAGCCCCTCCGCCCACCCACTCTCCAAGAACTCCACGGCGAGTGCAAAGTCAAACTCGTGCAGCGGGGGCCCATCCACGGCGATCTTCACCGCCGGGCCGCCCCGGCCTTCCCCTGCCCCGCTCTGCCCCCACCACCGCAGCTCCCGGCTGCGGCCCACCTTGTCCAGGAGGCCGGCGCCCGCGGGCAGCGCCAAAGCCAGGGCGGCAAGGGCGGCGAAGTCCGGGAAGAGCTCGTGCAGCTCGGAGCGCTCGCAGGCCAGCTTGGCGCACAAGGCCCGCGGGCCCAGCCGCCCGAGGCTGCACACCACGCGCTTGAAGAGCGCGAAGTCGCCCAGCGCCCTCTGGCGCACCACGGCGGGGGCGAAGGCGCGCAGCAGCACCCGCAGTGCCCCCTCGCCGTGCGCGCCCAGCTCCTCGGGGGCCTGCGGGTAGCCGCGCGAGTCGAAGATCGCCGCGAAGGCGGCCACGGCGTCCAGCGAGGGCCCGGGGTAGGAGTCCCGCAGTCCCCGCCGCATGGAGTCTAGGAAGGCCCCCCGCAGCCGCTGCAAGCCCCGCACCGCAGCCTCGGAGTAGCCGACCAGCTCCACGCCGCGGTAGGTGCAGCGCCCACCGCCCAAGTCAGAGCTGGAGGACGCCAACTCCTGCAGGAAGCCCTGGAGGCGCGCCCCACCCGAGCTGCGCAGGGCTTGGAGGGAGGCTGCAGCTGCCATCACCAGGGGTTGCAACAAGGCCAAGTCCGGCTCTTCAGGCTGCAGGACAAGGGTGAGCTTCTGCATGGATGGCAGAGTGTCCAGCAGCAGGTGGGTGAAGGCCACGAAGGTGAACTGGCGCAGGGCGAGGGCCAGTGCCCTGGCTGTAGGGGAGGCTGGAGCAGAGGCCTCCAGTGTGGGCACCAGGCAAGGCCAAGCCTCAGCCACTGCTTCCACGATAGGCAGCAAGGAGGCCCAGGGCACTGGCCGCGGTCCTGCCAAGTCAATAGCTGCAAGGTCCAGTGCTGCCCGCAGCTCAGGGACCATGTGAGAACTGGGGCCACCATGGAGGCGGAATAGGGCATCCAGCACACTTTCATATTCGCTTAGGTAGGCAGGGGGCTCGGGATCTGTCCGGCCAGGGAGGCAGTGTAGTTCGGTGAGCAGCGGGCAGGCGGCCCGGAGTTGTGGGCCCACACGCCCAAGGCGGTCACTGGGGAGGCTCGAGCTGAGCCAGGCCAGCTTGGGTGCAGACACGCCGAAGGCCTGCAGGATGTCCAGGAGTTGGCCAGCGGTGGCCTCACCCTCCTGTAGCTCCACACTGCCCAGGAAGGTGGTAGCAGGCTGGCCATCACAGGGGGACACCGAAGTGGCAAACAAGGCCAGACTGTGGGACTCGGGCCAGTCCCTGGTCTCGTCCAACACCAGCCCCACATATGGGGATGCCTTCAGGCGCTGGCAGGCCTCTGTGTGCAAGACACTGGCAATGGCCACCTGGGACAgccagggagagaaaggaagggacagagtTAGGCTCCTCCTGCAAAGGGGAGGCAGCACTACTGGGGAAAGAAAGGGCACAGACCTTGGGGGCAGACAGACCAATCCTAGCTTTGCatcttactggctgtgtgatcttgggcaagttatttcacctctctgagcctcagtttcctcagctctGAAATCAGGCCACTGCCTGCCTCTAAGCTCTTAAAAGGTTGCTatcagttggggcgcctgggtggctcagtcagttaggcatctgactttggctcaggccatgatctcctggtttgccagttcgagccctgcgtcaggttctgtgctgatagctcagagcctggagcctgctccagattctgtgtctcccactctctccgcccctcccctgctcatgctctctctctctctctctcaaaaatgaataattaaaaaaaaaaagggttgtcAGCAATTACAAATGTTGCTGTGCTTGTAAGTATAAAAATGCTTTAGGAACCATCAAGATTCTATAGCATTTTATGTGTGCTTTTATGGCATTGCCCTAGTCCGCCTTATTCCTGGGAGTCTCCCTCCACTCCGCTGCTCAGGGATTAACTGATAGTCATGTTCCCTCCCAGTTACATAGAACCCCAACTGTGTGCTCCGTTTGTCTGTCTGTCATCGATCACTCTGTAGGATGAGATCGAactctcccaccctcaccccagcccctaGGACTCACACAACTGGTACCTAGGACAGAGCTGCAACTTGCATGCCCCCTGGGGCCACATGGGCGGTACTGGGCTTGAAGTGGGCCAGGGATACACCAAAGGGAATGGAGAAGCCCCGGCTCTGCTCTTCATGCCCTGAGAGCATAGGGACCTAGCTTTTCAGAAGTCACAAATCCACAATTTTATGTGTaatctctcactttttctttctttcttttttttaacttggaaattAACTCAGGTTTTCCAAAAGCACtgtgaaaatcaacaaaatgtatCTGTGGGCCGATCGAGGCTCCAGGCTTGCAACCTCTGGCCTAGACAGCGAGGGAAAACCTCTGTGCCCCTGAGGACAGGGCCTGGTCTGGCCTCTTCCAAGCTGTGCCCCCAGCAGCTGGCCTAGGGCCTGGCACATGATACGCCTCAGTGAAAGGTTCTGCTGGGTGAAGGTATGAATGAAGCGTTCTGGCTGTTGCCCGGGGGCCTGGCATGCTGGCGCTGTGCCCAGACAGCTCCATGTCCTCCCTCCTCGAGCCCTCCCCCACACCTCTGGCTGCCACCCACCTGCATGTCCCTCACCCTCCTGGGGCTGTAGTAATCGCCATGCTCCGTGCCCAGCAGCGCCTGGCACAGGTTGAACCTCTGCAGCTCAAGCAGGGCAGAGCAGCGGTCATCGGGCACGTCCTCCTTGGCCATGCAGTACACCGTGGTCAGCACCGCCACTTTGGCCGGGTCCACCTCCACCTTGAcgcccgtgggggtgggggtggtggccaGGTCTGGGTAGGCCCCTCCTCCCTCGGCTTGGCCCTCAAAAGTGGGCTGGCCCCGgttgacagccagagcctggcgGTGAGCCCCGGAGGTCACGTGGCGCAGCAGGGCGTGGCGCTGGAAGTTGTCGGTGCCCACGGTGAAGGCGTTCTCGGCTTTGCCGTGCTTGTTCCGCACCAGGGCCTGGCGGCACTCGAGACAAAACATCAGCTTCCGCTCGTAGTCGAAGTCCAGCCAGGGGAACTCCTCTTTCCAGTGCTCATTAAAGTAACGCTTGCATTTTTTGTTGGAGTTGGAGGCCTCTCCGGCTGGTTTCTTCCCCGGGGGTACCATTCCTGCTCAAGGGGCAGGGCACCCCCGACCCCACCCAAATGCTCTGGTCCCCCGGGCTCCCCACACACACGGCAGCACCTCCCTTGACAATGGAAattgtggggggaggaggggagcagcgCGCCAGGCTAATGGGGACCATCCATCTAACTTAGCTGGGAACGGTTATTCCCGCTCTGCCGGTGGGAGACTGGAGATGAAAGAGACAAGGGAGAGGCGTTAGGGGGTCCGCGGTGGGTTCATGCTGCCCACAGAGCACTCCCCAGCTGACGGGTGGACTGCACCTAATGGGGAAGGGCTATTGGGAATGGGTGGGGTCATGCAAAGGGCCATAGAATGTTATCCAAAGTGGGGGAGGTTTGGGGGTCCCCAGCCCACTCTGAGGGTCTCCCTCCATCCA
This region includes:
- the CE1H17orf113 gene encoding transmembrane protein C17orf113 homolog codes for the protein MVPPGKKPAGEASNSNKKCKRYFNEHWKEEFPWLDFDYERKLMFCLECRQALVRNKHGKAENAFTVGTDNFQRHALLRHVTSGAHRQALAVNRGQPTFEGQAEGGGAYPDLATTPTPTGVKVEVDPAKVAVLTTVYCMAKEDVPDDRCSALLELQRFNLCQALLGTEHGDYYSPRRVRDMQVAIASVLHTEACQRLKASPYVGLVLDETRDWPESHSLALFATSVSPCDGQPATTFLGSVELQEGEATAGQLLDILQAFGVSAPKLAWLSSSLPSDRLGRVGPQLRAACPLLTELHCLPGRTDPEPPAYLSEYESVLDALFRLHGGPSSHMVPELRAALDLAAIDLAGPRPVPWASLLPIVEAVAEAWPCLVPTLEASAPASPTARALALALRQFTFVAFTHLLLDTLPSMQKLTLVLQPEEPDLALLQPLVMAAAASLQALRSSGGARLQGFLQELASSSSDLGGGRCTYRGVELVGYSEAAVRGLQRLRGAFLDSMRRGLRDSYPGPSLDAVAAFAAIFDSRGYPQAPEELGAHGEGALRVLLRAFAPAVVRQRALGDFALFKRVVCSLGRLGPRALCAKLACERSELHELFPDFAALAALALALPAGAGLLDKVGRSRELRWWGQSGAGEGRGGPAVKIAVDGPPLHEFDFALAVEFLESGWAEGLLGSQLT